In a genomic window of beta proteobacterium MWH-UniP1:
- the lptE gene encoding LPS assembly lipoprotein LptE: MRMFTNYYDMGAKGAAKRRRRTWIRALIIAAVLGLAAVLITGCGFKIRGFDLGIPFKTIVIQGDSGVANEVRQMLYGQPKVKIVQKPVEAEAVLIIMSQTVDRAVVAFSSAGRPREIQLRMRVSYRVTDGFAVELSSPQDLTQTRDITVSESEALAMTSAENFMIEDMQRDLAQQIIRRLRAVKPMAN, from the coding sequence ATGCGCATGTTCACCAACTACTACGACATGGGGGCCAAAGGGGCCGCCAAGCGTCGTCGTCGCACCTGGATTCGGGCCCTGATTATTGCGGCCGTGCTTGGCCTGGCCGCGGTATTGATAACCGGCTGCGGCTTTAAGATCCGCGGATTTGATCTGGGCATCCCATTTAAGACCATCGTGATTCAGGGTGACAGTGGTGTGGCCAACGAGGTGCGTCAGATGCTCTACGGCCAGCCCAAGGTCAAGATTGTGCAAAAGCCAGTCGAGGCCGAAGCGGTTTTAATCATCATGTCTCAGACCGTCGATCGCGCCGTGGTGGCCTTTAGTAGTGCGGGCCGGCCGCGAGAGATTCAGCTGCGCATGCGGGTGAGTTACCGGGTGACCGATGGTTTCGCCGTGGAATTAAGCTCACCACAAGACCTCACCCAGACCCGCGACATCACGGTGTCCGAGAGCGAAGCACTGGCCATGACGAGCGCAGAAAACTTCATGATTGAAGACATGCAGCGCGATCTGGCCCAACAGATCATTCGCCGACTGCGCGCAGTAAAACCAATGGCCAACTAA
- the leuS gene encoding leucine--tRNA ligase, with product MSSPQGPSDQNYQPKTIESQAQAAWQSSDAYRARENDPRFPKGKYYACSMLPYPSGKLHMGHVRNYTINDVMARALRMQGYNVLMPMGWDAFGLPAENAAMANKVAPAKWTYDNIAYMKKQMQSMGLAIDWSREVATCSPDYYKWNQWLFLKMREKGIAYLKTGTVNWDPIDQTVLANEQVVDGRGWRSGAVVEKREIPMYYLGITKYADELLSDLSDLGWPERVKIMQENWIGKSTGVRFAFPHQIKDAKGDLIQDGKMFVFTTRADTIMGVSFVAVAPEHPIATAAAANNPALSKFIEECKAGGVAEADLATREKEGMPTGFTVTHPLTQKPVPVWVGNYVLMTYGDGAVMGVPAHDERDFAFAKKYQLPIHQVITRKRGLVGESSLPLAGSLRDDIAAEAFNTSVWQEWYADKTNTVCVNSGKYDGLAHEAAVTAVADDLAAMGLGEKRIQFRLRDWGISRQRYWGTPIPIIHCDSCGEVPVPEKDLPVVLPEDLVPDGSGNPLTKDERFLKVDCPCCGKPARRETDTMDTFIDSSWYYMRYCAPDAKDAMVDARNDYWMPMDQYIGGIEHAVLHLLYARFWTKVMRDIGLVKFNEPFSNLLTQGMVLNETYYREDSAGRKSWFNPADVSVQFDDKGRPISATLIADGQPVIMGGTEKMAKSKNNGIDPQALIDRYGADTARLFTMFASPPEQTLEWSDSGVEGAYRFLRRLWVFSTGLQGRLTPAAKDFSAMTNDQAKALRRDMHTLLKQADFDMQRRQYNTVVSATMKMLNTLEDAAKDAANADMNLALTEGLSILLRTLYPVVPHIGWTLWKDLGFAAQHGDMLDTAWPAVDESALVRDSIELVLQINGKVRGSVVVAASASQDQIQAAALATEAFTKFAEGKPAKKVIVVAGRLVNIVV from the coding sequence ATGTCATCCCCGCAAGGCCCGTCCGACCAGAATTACCAGCCCAAGACCATCGAATCCCAGGCCCAAGCCGCCTGGCAATCGAGTGATGCCTACCGGGCCCGCGAGAACGACCCGCGCTTCCCAAAGGGCAAGTACTACGCCTGCTCCATGCTGCCCTACCCATCGGGCAAGCTGCACATGGGCCATGTCCGCAACTACACGATCAACGACGTAATGGCCCGCGCGCTTCGCATGCAGGGCTACAACGTCTTAATGCCCATGGGCTGGGACGCCTTTGGCCTGCCCGCAGAAAACGCCGCCATGGCCAATAAGGTCGCTCCGGCCAAGTGGACCTACGACAACATCGCTTATATGAAAAAGCAGATGCAATCGATGGGCCTTGCCATTGATTGGTCCCGCGAAGTCGCCACCTGCTCGCCCGATTACTACAAGTGGAATCAGTGGCTCTTTTTGAAGATGCGCGAAAAGGGCATTGCCTATCTGAAGACCGGCACCGTGAACTGGGACCCAATTGACCAGACGGTGTTGGCCAATGAACAGGTGGTGGATGGCCGTGGCTGGCGCAGCGGCGCAGTCGTCGAAAAGCGTGAGATCCCCATGTACTACCTGGGCATCACCAAATACGCGGATGAATTGCTCTCTGATTTATCGGATCTTGGCTGGCCAGAGCGGGTCAAGATCATGCAGGAAAACTGGATCGGCAAATCCACCGGTGTTCGCTTTGCCTTTCCGCACCAGATCAAAGATGCCAAGGGTGACCTGATTCAAGACGGCAAGATGTTTGTCTTCACCACACGTGCCGACACCATCATGGGCGTGAGCTTTGTGGCCGTTGCACCGGAACACCCGATTGCCACTGCTGCTGCCGCCAATAATCCGGCACTCTCCAAATTTATTGAGGAGTGCAAGGCCGGTGGCGTTGCCGAAGCCGACCTAGCAACTCGTGAAAAAGAGGGTATGCCCACGGGCTTTACCGTGACCCACCCCTTAACGCAAAAGCCCGTGCCGGTCTGGGTGGGCAACTATGTGCTGATGACCTATGGCGATGGCGCCGTGATGGGTGTGCCGGCCCATGATGAGCGTGACTTTGCATTTGCCAAGAAATATCAATTGCCGATTCATCAGGTGATCACTCGTAAACGTGGCCTCGTCGGCGAGTCGTCGCTCCCGCTCGCAGGCTCGCTACGAGACGACATCGCCGCCGAGGCCTTTAATACGTCGGTCTGGCAAGAGTGGTACGCCGACAAAACCAACACAGTCTGCGTCAACTCTGGCAAATACGACGGCCTGGCCCATGAGGCAGCGGTGACGGCTGTGGCAGACGACCTTGCCGCAATGGGCCTTGGTGAAAAGCGCATTCAGTTCCGTCTGCGTGACTGGGGCATTAGCCGCCAACGGTATTGGGGCACACCCATTCCCATCATTCATTGCGATAGCTGCGGCGAAGTGCCCGTGCCCGAAAAAGATCTTCCCGTGGTGCTGCCGGAGGATCTGGTGCCCGATGGCAGTGGCAATCCGCTCACCAAAGATGAGCGTTTCCTGAAGGTCGACTGCCCCTGCTGCGGCAAGCCTGCCCGCCGTGAGACCGACACCATGGACACCTTCATCGACTCGAGCTGGTATTACATGCGCTATTGCGCGCCGGACGCCAAAGATGCCATGGTCGATGCACGTAACGACTACTGGATGCCGATGGACCAATACATCGGTGGCATTGAACACGCGGTCTTGCACCTGCTCTATGCGCGCTTTTGGACCAAGGTCATGCGCGACATCGGCCTTGTGAAATTCAACGAGCCGTTTTCCAACCTGCTCACCCAGGGCATGGTGCTCAATGAAACCTATTACCGTGAAGACAGCGCAGGCCGAAAGAGCTGGTTTAACCCTGCCGATGTCAGCGTGCAGTTCGACGATAAGGGCCGCCCCATTAGCGCCACACTGATTGCCGACGGACAGCCCGTGATCATGGGCGGCACAGAAAAGATGGCCAAGTCGAAAAATAACGGTATTGATCCGCAGGCCCTGATCGATCGTTATGGCGCAGACACCGCACGGCTCTTCACCATGTTCGCCTCGCCACCCGAGCAGACACTCGAGTGGTCGGACTCTGGCGTGGAAGGGGCCTATCGTTTCTTGCGTCGTCTCTGGGTCTTCTCCACTGGCCTACAAGGCCGGCTCACGCCTGCCGCCAAAGACTTCTCGGCAATGACGAATGATCAGGCCAAGGCACTGCGCCGCGACATGCACACGCTTTTAAAACAGGCGGACTTTGATATGCAGCGCCGCCAGTACAACACCGTCGTGTCAGCCACCATGAAGATGTTGAATACCCTGGAGGACGCCGCCAAAGATGCCGCGAATGCGGATATGAATCTCGCACTCACCGAAGGCCTATCGATTCTGCTGCGCACGCTCTACCCTGTGGTACCCCACATCGGCTGGACACTCTGGAAAGATCTCGGCTTTGCTGCCCAGCATGGCGACATGCTCGATACCGCATGGCCAGCCGTTGATGAGTCGGCCCTGGTACGTGACTCGATTGAGTTGGTGTTACAGATCAATGGCAAGGTCCGTGGCAGCGTGGTGGTTGCGGCAAGTGCTAGCCAAGACCAGATCCAGGCTGCAGCGCTTGCCACCGAGGCCTTTACCAAATTTGCTGAAGGCAAGCCTGCCAAAAAAGTCATCGTGGTGGCTGGCAGACTCGTCAACATTGTGGTCTGA